A genomic region of Glycine max cultivar Williams 82 chromosome 15, Glycine_max_v4.0, whole genome shotgun sequence contains the following coding sequences:
- the LOC100499679 gene encoding translationally-controlled tumor protein-like, with protein MLVYQDLLTGDELLSDSFRYNEIENGMLWEVEGKWVVKGAVDVDIGANPSAEGGEDEGVDDAAVKVVDIVDTFRLQEQPAFDKKQFVTFMKRFIKNLTPKLDAEKQELFKKHIEGATKYLLSKIKDFQFFVGESMNDDACLVFAYYKDGAADPTFLYFAYALKEVKC; from the exons ATGTTGGTTTATCAGGACCTCCTTACAG GTGATGAGCTTCTCTCGGACTCCTTCCGTTACaatgaaattgagaatggaaTGCTGTGGGAAGTTGAGGGGAAG TGGGTTGTTAAGGGAGCAGTTGATGTTGACATTGGTGCAAACCCTTCTGCTGAGGGTGGAGAAGATGAGGGAGTCGATGACGCAGCTGTTAAGGTTGTTGACATTGTTGATACATTCAGACTTCAG GAGCAACCCGCTTTTGATAAGAAACAGTTTGTTACCTTCATGAAGAGGTTTATCAAGAATTTGACTCCCAAGCTCGATGCAGAGAAACAAGAGTTGTTTAAGAAGCACATTGAGGGAGCAACTAAATACCTGCTCTCTAAGATTAAGGATTTCCAGTT TTTTGTTGGGGAGAGCATGAATGATGATGCTTGCTTGGTCTTTGCATACTACAAGGATGGTGCTGCTGATCCAACATTCTTATACTTTGCATATGCCTTAAAGGAGGTTAAGTGCTAA